A single Ketogulonicigenium vulgare WSH-001 DNA region contains:
- a CDS encoding ABC transporter ATP-binding protein, which produces MALLEIKNLSVTFPTAAGVLRAVDGIDLRVDQGEILAIVGESGSGKSVSMLAVMGLLPPAAVIRADQILFNGQDMLRLSARARRKIIGKDISMIFQDPLSSLNPSFTVGFQICEVLRLHLGLSRRDAAARAIALLDAVGIPDPAARMNSFPHQMSGGQCQRVMIAMAIACKPRLLIADEPTTALDVTIQKQILDLLADLQRETGMGLIMITHDMGVVAETADRVIVQYKGRKVEEQPVLDLFSSPQQAYTRALLSALPENATGLRLPTVDTLMKGGA; this is translated from the coding sequence ATGGCGCTGCTCGAGATCAAAAACCTCTCAGTCACCTTTCCGACCGCAGCGGGCGTCTTGCGTGCGGTTGACGGCATCGACCTGCGCGTCGATCAAGGCGAAATTCTGGCGATTGTCGGTGAAAGCGGGTCTGGCAAATCTGTATCAATGCTGGCGGTGATGGGGCTACTGCCGCCCGCCGCCGTGATCCGCGCCGATCAGATTTTGTTCAACGGGCAGGATATGCTGCGCCTGTCCGCCCGCGCGCGGCGCAAGATCATCGGCAAAGACATCTCGATGATCTTTCAGGACCCGCTATCCTCGTTGAACCCCAGCTTTACCGTCGGCTTCCAGATTTGCGAGGTGCTGCGCCTGCATCTTGGTCTGTCACGCCGCGATGCCGCCGCCCGCGCGATCGCCTTGCTGGACGCCGTCGGTATTCCCGACCCCGCCGCCCGCATGAACAGTTTTCCGCATCAAATGTCCGGTGGCCAGTGCCAGCGCGTGATGATCGCCATGGCCATCGCCTGCAAACCGCGCCTGCTGATCGCGGACGAGCCCACCACCGCACTGGATGTGACGATTCAAAAGCAGATCCTTGATCTGCTGGCCGATCTGCAACGCGAGACGGGCATGGGTCTGATCATGATCACCCATGACATGGGCGTTGTGGCCGAGACAGCCGATCGCGTCATCGTGCAATACAAAGGCCGCAAGGTCGAGGAACAGCCCGTGCTGGATCTGTTTTCCAGTCCGCAGCAGGCCTATACCCGCGCGCTGCTGTCGGCGCTGCCCGAAAATGCTACCGGCCTGCGCCTGCCGACGGTTGATACCTTGATGAAAGGCGGTGCGTAA
- a CDS encoding ABC transporter permease subunit encodes MTDTISQPIPKPVGPIRAFWYGFSANKGAVLGLIVFSIVVLTALLAPLVAPHSPIQQYRDAFLVPPAWLEGGRAEFLLGTDAVGRDILSRLIWGARYSLYVGLLVITIALICGVSLGLLAGYVGGAVDTVIMRVMDVILAFPSLLLALVLVAILGPGLTNAMIAIALVLQPHFARLTRAAVLSEKGKDYVTALRVSGASPLRLMFVTILPNCMSPVVVQATLSFSTAILDAAALGFLGMGAQPPTPEWGTMLADARELILRAWWVATFPGLAILVTVLAINLVGDGLRDTLDPKLKKG; translated from the coding sequence ATGACCGATACGATTTCACAGCCCATCCCCAAACCCGTCGGGCCGATCCGTGCCTTTTGGTACGGCTTTTCCGCAAACAAAGGCGCTGTGCTGGGCCTGATCGTCTTTAGCATTGTTGTGCTGACGGCCCTGCTGGCGCCGCTGGTTGCACCGCACTCGCCCATCCAACAGTACCGCGACGCCTTCCTTGTGCCACCCGCCTGGCTGGAGGGGGGACGTGCGGAGTTTCTGCTGGGCACCGATGCCGTCGGGCGCGATATCCTGTCGCGGCTGATCTGGGGCGCGCGTTATTCGCTGTATGTGGGTCTACTGGTCATCACCATCGCGCTGATCTGCGGCGTCAGCCTGGGCCTGCTGGCAGGTTACGTCGGCGGCGCGGTCGATACCGTCATCATGCGCGTGATGGATGTAATCCTTGCTTTTCCCTCGCTGCTGCTGGCGCTGGTGCTGGTCGCCATTCTGGGGCCGGGCTTGACGAATGCGATGATCGCCATTGCACTGGTGCTGCAGCCGCATTTTGCGCGCCTGACCCGCGCCGCAGTGCTGTCGGAAAAGGGCAAGGACTATGTCACTGCGCTGCGCGTATCGGGCGCATCCCCCCTGCGGCTGATGTTTGTGACGATTTTGCCGAACTGCATGTCGCCCGTTGTGGTGCAGGCGACGCTGTCATTTTCAACGGCGATTCTGGATGCGGCGGCACTGGGGTTTCTGGGCATGGGCGCGCAGCCGCCAACACCCGAATGGGGTACCATGCTGGCAGATGCACGCGAGCTGATCCTGCGCGCGTGGTGGGTCGCCACCTTTCCCGGCCTTGCGATCCTTGTGACTGTGCTGGCGATCAATCTGGTGGGCGATGGGTTGCGCGACACGCTTGACCCCAAGCTGAAGAAAGGCTGA
- a CDS encoding ABC transporter permease subunit, whose translation MLRFLFRKLIVIVPVLIGITIVSFGFVRILPGDPVMLMAGERGLTPERHAQLMAQFGYDRPILVQYFSYLGDVLTGNFGTSLVTKKPVLADFAALFPATVELAICAVILAALIGIPLGVLAAVKRGSWFDQIAMSIALTGYSMPIFWWGLLLIILFSSTLGWTPVSGRIGLMYYFPNPTGFMLWDAATSGQTGAFTSAVRHLILPSIVLATIPMAVLARQSRSAMLEILGEDYVRTARAKGLSPLRIVGLHALRNALIPIVTTLGLQIGALLTGAILTETIFSWPGIGKWMVDSISKRDYPVVQGGLLLIAAIVMAVNLLVDVLYAVINPRIRHK comes from the coding sequence ATGCTCCGCTTTTTGTTCCGTAAGCTGATCGTGATCGTCCCCGTTTTGATCGGGATCACGATCGTCTCGTTTGGCTTCGTCCGCATTCTTCCGGGCGATCCCGTCATGCTTATGGCCGGAGAGCGGGGCTTGACCCCCGAACGCCATGCCCAGTTGATGGCCCAGTTCGGCTATGACCGCCCCATACTGGTGCAGTATTTCAGTTATTTGGGCGATGTTCTGACGGGCAATTTTGGCACCTCATTGGTGACGAAAAAGCCTGTCCTTGCAGATTTCGCCGCCCTGTTCCCGGCCACGGTCGAACTTGCGATCTGCGCCGTCATCTTGGCCGCGCTGATCGGTATTCCATTGGGGGTTCTGGCGGCGGTCAAGCGCGGTTCGTGGTTTGATCAAATCGCCATGAGCATCGCACTCACAGGTTATTCGATGCCCATTTTCTGGTGGGGACTGCTGCTGATCATCCTGTTTTCCAGCACGCTGGGGTGGACGCCGGTGTCGGGCCGGATCGGTTTGATGTATTATTTCCCGAACCCGACAGGCTTTATGCTGTGGGACGCGGCGACATCGGGACAAACGGGCGCATTCACCTCGGCGGTGAGGCACCTGATCCTGCCTTCGATTGTGCTGGCAACGATCCCGATGGCCGTTCTGGCGCGGCAATCCCGCTCGGCCATGCTCGAGATTCTGGGCGAGGATTATGTCCGCACCGCCCGCGCCAAGGGCTTGTCGCCCCTGCGCATCGTCGGCCTGCACGCGCTGCGCAACGCGCTGATCCCGATTGTCACGACGCTGGGCCTGCAAATCGGCGCGCTGCTGACCGGCGCGATCCTGACCGAGACGATCTTTTCATGGCCGGGCATCGGCAAGTGGATGGTCGATTCGATCTCCAAGCGTGACTACCCGGTGGTGCAGGGCGGCCTGTTGCTGATCGCGGCCATCGTCATGGCCGTCAACCTGCTGGTCGATGTGCTTTACGCCGTCATCAATCCACGCATCCGCCATAAATAA
- a CDS encoding RidA family protein, with product MIKHFRKSAHLHGAVQHNDTLYISGHAAHDLSQDMAGQTQEICDKLDKLLADCNSDKTLLLQARIYVTDMTQKEAMNKVWLAWLDGIDLPTRATIGVNDLGDPRRLIEIATVAAVREA from the coding sequence ATGATCAAACACTTCCGTAAGTCCGCCCATTTGCATGGCGCCGTCCAGCATAATGATACGCTGTATATCAGCGGCCATGCCGCGCATGATCTGTCACAAGATATGGCCGGCCAGACCCAAGAAATCTGTGATAAGCTGGACAAGCTGCTGGCAGATTGCAATTCGGACAAGACTTTGCTGCTGCAGGCCCGCATCTATGTCACCGACATGACCCAAAAAGAGGCGATGAACAAAGTCTGGCTGGCTTGGCTGGACGGCATCGACCTGCCGACACGCGCGACGATCGGGGTGAATGACTTAGGCGATCCGCGCCGCCTGATCGAGATCGCGACCGTCGCCGCCGTGCGCGAAGCCTAA
- a CDS encoding NAD(P)/FAD-dependent oxidoreductase: MRAIVIGAGMFGASTALQLARRGVQVKIFDFAHNGKATMAGAGIVCPWATQIEEPAWYEMYAAGARFYDTLIADLNGAGETDLGYRKVGALVTSQNADDFKAAGARIARRAATAPEAGDVRLLSPKDAQALFPVLKDGLEAWFIPGGARVDARLLSAAMVRQAIALGAEFSNDYVTLVQGPEGTAVRDGSGTLHTADEVIVAGGAWASQILAPLGVDHPVKPQKGQIVHLRLAGVQTAQWPVLLPMTSHYMLAFDDSRIVVGATREVDSGFDYRVTATGQASVLEAGMAIAPGLAHAEIIETRIGFRPAGPTIKPIFGRVPGAPGLSLANGLGAGGISIGPFAGKLLADVLTGKQTEVPVAPYAPQN, translated from the coding sequence ATGCGCGCTATTGTCATTGGCGCGGGCATGTTCGGGGCCAGTACCGCCCTGCAACTGGCCCGTCGCGGCGTTCAGGTTAAGATTTTCGACTTTGCCCATAATGGCAAAGCCACCATGGCGGGCGCAGGCATTGTTTGCCCCTGGGCCACCCAGATCGAAGAGCCTGCATGGTACGAAATGTATGCCGCAGGTGCGCGATTTTATGACACGCTGATCGCCGATCTGAACGGCGCGGGCGAGACGGATCTGGGCTATCGCAAAGTTGGCGCGCTGGTCACCTCGCAAAACGCGGATGATTTCAAGGCCGCCGGCGCGCGCATTGCCCGTCGCGCCGCCACCGCGCCCGAGGCCGGTGATGTCCGCCTGTTGTCGCCAAAGGACGCCCAAGCGCTATTTCCGGTCCTGAAAGACGGGTTAGAGGCCTGGTTCATTCCCGGCGGCGCACGGGTGGACGCCCGCCTGCTATCGGCGGCGATGGTGCGTCAGGCCATCGCGCTGGGGGCGGAATTCAGCAATGATTACGTGACATTGGTACAAGGCCCAGAGGGCACTGCCGTACGTGACGGATCGGGGACGCTGCATACGGCGGACGAGGTGATCGTCGCAGGCGGGGCATGGGCCTCGCAAATTCTGGCGCCGCTGGGTGTCGATCATCCGGTCAAGCCGCAAAAAGGCCAGATCGTCCATCTGCGCCTTGCCGGTGTCCAAACCGCGCAATGGCCGGTGCTGCTGCCGATGACCAGTCACTATATGCTGGCCTTTGACGACAGCCGCATTGTCGTCGGCGCGACGCGCGAGGTTGATTCCGGCTTTGACTATCGCGTCACCGCCACAGGTCAGGCCAGCGTGCTCGAGGCCGGCATGGCCATCGCCCCCGGCCTTGCCCATGCCGAGATTATCGAAACGCGCATCGGCTTTCGTCCTGCCGGCCCCACGATCAAGCCGATTTTCGGCCGCGTCCCAGGTGCCCCCGGGCTGTCGCTCGCCAATGGCCTTGGCGCGGGGGGCATCTCGATCGGGCCGTTCGCGGGCAAGCTGCTGGCCGACGTCCTGACAGGCAAGCAGACCGAAGTGCCGGTCGCCCCCTATGCTCCACAGAACTGA
- a CDS encoding ABC transporter substrate-binding protein produces MKTSFAAAAALLALSSPAFAGTLTVCLEGAPEIFNPQLTSSGTTSTVLGQIYDNLVAVERGGANIQPALAESWDVSDDGLTYTFHLRQGVQWQSNDAFTPTRDFNADDVVFTFARMMDEAHPYHSVSGGSYITFNTKLADALAGVEKIDDYTVAFTLTAPLAPFIGIMAHGSIAMTSAEYADVLQAAGTPDAFDREPIGTGPFQLQAYQTDAIVRLIPFHDTWGEAAGIAENTPMVDAIIMAISADASVRVQRALAGECAISYYPNLADAPLIDASETVELVPAQVASSGFITFNQTIDKFQDIRVRQALAHAINMEPLVETVFNGMGHLTGAVVPPAFWGSATDLAPYAYDPELAKQLLADAGFADGFTTQIWAVPVSRPYMPNGRRAAEMIQADWAAIGVNAEIVTYEWAEYIQRSRAFEAEVGMFGGIYDFPDPSQIPNNYFTCNAEGTPSPSNIGHWCNAEFNAVMQAAGEITDQSEREALYLQAQHILYDDVAAVMFGGADQLMAVSTSVNGFTPAIFGSSRMSGVTVE; encoded by the coding sequence ATGAAGACCTCTTTCGCCGCGGCCGCTGCGCTGCTTGCCCTGTCCAGCCCCGCTTTTGCTGGCACACTTACGGTATGCCTTGAAGGCGCACCCGAGATTTTCAACCCGCAACTGACCAGCAGCGGCACCACCTCGACCGTGCTGGGCCAGATCTATGACAACCTGGTCGCGGTCGAACGGGGCGGCGCGAATATCCAGCCTGCGCTGGCGGAAAGCTGGGATGTATCCGACGATGGGCTGACCTATACGTTCCACCTGCGCCAAGGTGTGCAGTGGCAGTCGAACGACGCCTTTACCCCCACACGCGATTTCAACGCCGATGATGTGGTGTTCACCTTTGCCCGCATGATGGATGAGGCCCACCCCTACCATTCTGTCAGCGGCGGCAGCTATATCACCTTCAACACCAAACTGGCCGATGCGCTGGCCGGCGTTGAAAAAATCGACGACTACACCGTCGCCTTCACCCTGACCGCGCCGCTTGCGCCATTCATCGGCATTATGGCGCATGGCTCGATCGCGATGACCTCGGCCGAATATGCCGATGTGCTGCAAGCCGCGGGCACCCCCGATGCATTTGACCGCGAGCCCATCGGTACGGGCCCGTTCCAGCTACAGGCCTATCAAACGGACGCCATTGTGCGCCTGATCCCTTTCCATGACACATGGGGCGAGGCGGCCGGCATTGCTGAAAACACGCCCATGGTCGATGCGATCATCATGGCGATCAGCGCCGATGCCTCGGTCCGTGTGCAGCGCGCGCTGGCGGGTGAATGCGCGATTTCCTATTATCCGAACCTTGCCGATGCGCCGCTGATCGACGCAAGCGAGACGGTCGAGCTGGTGCCTGCGCAGGTCGCCTCCTCGGGCTTCATCACTTTCAACCAGACCATCGACAAATTCCAAGATATCCGCGTCCGTCAGGCGCTGGCCCATGCGATCAATATGGAACCCCTGGTCGAGACGGTGTTCAACGGCATGGGCCATCTGACCGGCGCTGTGGTGCCGCCTGCCTTCTGGGGATCGGCAACCGATCTTGCGCCCTATGCTTATGATCCGGAATTGGCCAAACAACTGCTGGCCGATGCGGGTTTTGCCGATGGCTTTACCACGCAGATCTGGGCCGTTCCTGTCTCGCGCCCCTATATGCCCAACGGTCGCCGCGCAGCGGAAATGATCCAGGCCGATTGGGCCGCCATCGGCGTGAATGCCGAGATCGTCACCTATGAATGGGCCGAGTATATCCAGCGCTCGCGCGCGTTCGAGGCCGAGGTCGGCATGTTCGGCGGCATCTATGACTTTCCCGATCCCAGCCAGATCCCGAACAACTACTTTACCTGTAACGCCGAAGGCACGCCCAGCCCGTCGAATATCGGCCACTGGTGCAACGCCGAATTCAACGCCGTCATGCAGGCCGCTGGCGAGATCACCGATCAATCTGAACGCGAGGCACTGTATCTGCAGGCGCAGCACATCCTTTATGACGATGTGGCGGCGGTTATGTTCGGCGGCGCAGACCAATTGATGGCTGTCTCGACGTCGGTCAATGGCTTTACGCCCGCGATCTTCGGCTCGAGCCGCATGTCTGGCGTCACGGTCGAATAA
- a CDS encoding LysR family transcriptional regulator: MNIRQLEAFHAVMETGSATRAGERLGITQPAISKLMKSLADECGFVLFQRRGGQLVPTREAQLLGLEVARLFSGSRRVAEFIQAIRTNQVGEVSLAAPPALATRYLPQILASEIRDLSDLHLQIMSRSSPQIIDLVAAGQLDIGLSSMAVDHPDIEVEHVRSFALVCLLPFGHPLGAKPALDIEDLREQPFISLPTGDCTFSNTSRAFKVNGVSVSRRIEAPHSETAALMVANGIGLTIVPPFAGIEFDAQRVLRRAIRPVEHLDIWMLKRRNRPISMAADMIRAQILRTLRAIDEEPLAQPSVSLASVSLAS, from the coding sequence GTGAATATCCGTCAGCTTGAAGCATTTCACGCCGTTATGGAGACAGGCTCGGCCACCCGCGCGGGCGAGCGTCTGGGCATTACCCAGCCCGCCATTTCCAAACTGATGAAATCTTTGGCAGACGAATGCGGATTCGTGTTGTTCCAGCGCCGCGGCGGCCAGCTTGTCCCGACGCGCGAAGCGCAGCTATTGGGATTGGAAGTTGCGCGGCTTTTCTCTGGCAGTCGCCGTGTGGCCGAGTTTATTCAGGCAATTCGTACCAATCAGGTGGGCGAGGTTTCATTGGCCGCGCCGCCCGCCCTTGCCACGCGATATCTGCCGCAGATCCTTGCGTCCGAGATCCGCGACCTCAGCGACTTACACTTGCAGATCATGTCGCGGTCGTCGCCGCAGATCATTGATCTGGTCGCGGCGGGGCAGTTGGACATTGGTCTGAGTTCGATGGCCGTCGATCATCCAGATATCGAGGTCGAGCATGTCCGCAGCTTTGCCCTGGTCTGTTTGCTGCCCTTTGGCCATCCTTTGGGTGCAAAACCCGCGTTGGATATCGAGGACCTGCGCGAGCAGCCGTTTATCTCGCTGCCGACGGGCGATTGCACGTTTAGTAATACCAGCCGCGCCTTTAAAGTGAACGGCGTCTCTGTCTCGCGCCGGATCGAGGCGCCGCATTCGGAAACCGCCGCGCTGATGGTGGCGAACGGAATTGGCCTGACCATCGTGCCGCCCTTTGCCGGCATCGAATTCGACGCGCAGCGCGTGCTGCGCCGGGCCATTCGTCCGGTCGAGCATTTGGATATCTGGATGCTAAAGCGCCGTAATCGCCCGATTTCTATGGCGGCCGATATGATCCGCGCGCAAATCCTGCGCACCTTGCGCGCCATCGACGAAGAGCCATTGGCACAGCCCAGCGTCTCATTGGCCAGCGTCTCATTGGCCAGCTAG
- a CDS encoding GntR family transcriptional regulator → MERKARTIGGISEVSRTRAQAPRTADLIYRDLHRDIVSMRLKPNSKLSEKELSEHFGVSRTPLREAIQRLAEDGLVAVFPQAGTFVAPIPVRLLMESILIRRALEVVIAQTATEMAVAQDIRDIDANLAELEGAVNAGDLGEFHRIDSEFHRLIGRISGLGTVSNTIEHVRAQIDRYRLMTLPQAGRLTRVITEHRAVRDAARAGEAMAFHIGQMLDEVEALQHLDRDYFYDDRE, encoded by the coding sequence ATGGAGAGGAAGGCGCGCACGATTGGCGGCATTTCCGAAGTGTCGCGTACGCGCGCACAAGCGCCACGGACCGCTGATCTGATCTATCGCGATCTGCATCGCGACATTGTTTCGATGCGACTCAAGCCCAACAGCAAGCTGTCGGAAAAGGAACTGAGCGAGCATTTCGGTGTCTCGCGCACGCCTTTGCGCGAGGCGATCCAGCGGCTGGCCGAGGATGGTCTGGTCGCCGTCTTTCCGCAGGCTGGCACCTTTGTTGCACCTATTCCCGTGCGGCTGTTGATGGAATCGATCCTGATCCGCCGCGCGCTGGAAGTTGTGATCGCGCAGACCGCGACGGAAATGGCCGTGGCGCAGGATATCCGCGACATCGACGCCAATCTGGCCGAGCTGGAGGGGGCGGTGAACGCGGGCGATCTGGGGGAATTCCACCGGATCGACAGCGAATTCCACCGGCTGATCGGGCGCATATCGGGCCTTGGGACGGTGTCGAATACGATTGAACATGTGCGCGCGCAGATCGACCGCTATCGGCTGATGACCCTGCCGCAGGCCGGGCGTTTGACGCGCGTCATTACCGAACACCGCGCCGTGCGCGATGCCGCGCGGGCGGGCGAGGCGATGGCCTTTCATATCGGCCAAATGCTGGATGAGGTTGAGGCGCTTCAGCACCTCGATCGGGATTATTTCTACGACGACAGGGAATAG
- the kduI gene encoding 5-dehydro-4-deoxy-D-glucuronate isomerase codes for MSEAIDIRHNVHPEMAKALDAEGLRRHFLIADLFRMGEVRMTYSHIDRLIVAGAMPADTALALPTPKAVGQTRFFDNREGGVINIGGAGRVIVDGAAHDLHGETALYIGRGTAEVQFESTDPAHLAQFYMISTPAHKDLPTRRVTADQANRLNLGEVATANKRTILQFLHPDVIETCQLTMGMTRLEAGSVWNTMPAHTHDRRSEVYLYFGLPEGQRVFHLMGEGHETRHIVTGNGEAILSPSWSIHAGAGTSAYAFIWAMGGDNKNFTDMDHIKIEDLK; via the coding sequence ATGAGCGAAGCAATTGATATCAGACATAATGTTCATCCGGAAATGGCAAAGGCACTCGATGCCGAGGGGCTGCGCCGCCATTTTCTGATCGCGGATCTTTTCCGCATGGGCGAGGTGCGGATGACCTATTCGCATATCGACCGGCTGATCGTCGCAGGCGCGATGCCAGCAGATACTGCGTTGGCCTTGCCGACCCCAAAAGCGGTCGGACAGACGCGCTTTTTTGATAACCGCGAAGGCGGCGTTATCAATATCGGCGGCGCGGGCCGCGTGATTGTCGATGGCGCGGCGCATGATCTGCACGGCGAGACCGCCCTTTATATCGGGCGCGGCACGGCCGAGGTGCAGTTCGAAAGCACTGATCCTGCGCACCTTGCGCAATTCTACATGATCTCGACCCCCGCGCATAAAGACCTGCCGACCCGCCGCGTGACGGCGGATCAGGCGAACCGATTGAATTTGGGCGAGGTTGCGACCGCGAACAAACGCACCATTTTGCAATTCCTGCATCCTGATGTGATCGAAACCTGTCAGTTGACGATGGGCATGACCCGTCTTGAGGCCGGCAGTGTCTGGAACACCATGCCCGCCCATACGCATGACCGCCGCTCCGAGGTCTATCTGTATTTCGGCCTGCCCGAAGGCCAGCGCGTCTTTCACCTGATGGGCGAGGGGCATGAGACCCGCCATATCGTGACCGGCAATGGCGAGGCGATCCTGTCGCCCTCGTGGTCGATCCATGCGGGGGCGGGCACCTCGGCCTATGCGTTCATCTGGGCCATGGGCGGCGACAACAAGAATTTCACCGACATGGACCATATTAAAATCGAGGATCTGAAATGA
- the kduD gene encoding 2-dehydro-3-deoxy-D-gluconate 5-dehydrogenase KduD translates to MSANPLFDLTGKVAVVTGANTGIGQGIAIALAGAGADVVLVGRSPMDDTRSQLQGFGTRVHEIRADLSSTAPLAGIVDEVVSKLGGVDILVNNAGIIRRADAVDYTEADWDAVIDTNLKSLFFLSQAAGRHMLAKGAGKIINIASLLSFQGGIRIPAYTASKSGVAGLTRLLACEWAAKGVNVNAIAPGYFVTNNTEALRADADRNAAILGRIPAGRWGKPGDIGGAAVFLASQASDYVDGVVLPVDGGWLAR, encoded by the coding sequence ATGAGTGCCAATCCGCTGTTTGATCTGACAGGCAAAGTGGCTGTTGTCACCGGCGCCAATACCGGCATCGGGCAGGGCATTGCCATCGCCTTGGCGGGGGCGGGGGCAGATGTTGTGCTGGTCGGACGTTCGCCCATGGATGACACGCGCAGCCAGTTGCAGGGCTTTGGCACCCGCGTCCACGAGATCCGCGCCGATCTGTCCTCGACCGCGCCCCTGGCCGGGATCGTCGACGAGGTTGTCAGCAAGCTGGGCGGCGTCGATATTTTGGTGAACAACGCGGGCATCATCCGGCGCGCCGATGCGGTCGATTATACCGAGGCTGACTGGGATGCGGTGATCGACACCAACCTCAAGTCGCTGTTTTTCCTCAGCCAAGCCGCCGGTCGCCATATGCTGGCCAAGGGCGCGGGCAAGATCATCAATATCGCATCGCTGCTGTCGTTTCAGGGCGGCATCCGCATTCCCGCCTATACTGCATCCAAAAGCGGTGTCGCGGGGCTGACGCGCCTTTTGGCCTGCGAATGGGCCGCCAAGGGCGTCAATGTGAACGCCATCGCACCGGGCTATTTCGTGACGAATAATACCGAGGCCCTGCGCGCGGATGCCGATCGCAACGCCGCCATTTTGGGCCGTATTCCGGCGGGCCGCTGGGGCAAGCCCGGCGATATCGGCGGGGCGGCCGTATTCCTTGCCTCGCAGGCGTCGGATTATGTCGATGGCGTTGTGCTGCCGGTCGATGGGGGTTGGCTGGCGCGCTAG
- a CDS encoding amino acid ABC transporter permease — protein MSYQFNFAALVPYWPDFISGAWVTLQLTVGAVIFGMVIGVLCAIARRSRFVALRSVAGVYVETVRNTPFIVQIFFLFFGMSSVGVRMPIMVAAIFALVVNVGAYTAEIIRAGMDAIPKGQIEAAEALGLSQFQIYRDIILMPAIEKVYPALTSQFVLMMLTTSICSQISAEELTGVANNIQSNTFRSFETYIVIGLFYIGITLMMRFGFWLIGLYAFPRRRVMGGV, from the coding sequence ATGAGTTATCAGTTCAACTTTGCTGCACTTGTACCCTATTGGCCGGATTTCATCTCTGGCGCTTGGGTCACGTTGCAGCTGACGGTCGGCGCCGTCATTTTCGGGATGGTGATCGGTGTTCTATGCGCCATCGCGCGGCGTTCGCGCTTTGTTGCGCTGCGATCGGTGGCCGGGGTCTATGTCGAGACGGTGCGCAATACGCCGTTCATCGTGCAGATCTTTTTCCTGTTCTTTGGCATGTCATCTGTTGGCGTGCGGATGCCGATCATGGTCGCCGCAATTTTCGCACTGGTGGTCAATGTCGGTGCCTATACGGCCGAGATCATCCGTGCCGGCATGGACGCCATTCCCAAAGGCCAGATCGAGGCCGCCGAGGCGCTGGGCCTGTCACAGTTCCAGATCTATCGCGACATCATCCTGATGCCCGCGATTGAAAAGGTCTATCCGGCGCTGACCAGCCAGTTCGTGCTGATGATGCTGACGACCTCGATCTGTTCGCAAATCTCGGCCGAAGAGCTGACGGGGGTGGCGAATAATATCCAGTCCAACACTTTCCGCAGTTTCGAAACCTATATCGTGATTGGCCTGTTCTACATCGGGATCACGCTGATGATGCGCTTTGGGTTCTGGCTGATCGGGCTTTACGCCTTCCCGCGTCGCCGCGTCATGGGTGGGGTGTGA
- a CDS encoding amino acid ABC transporter permease has translation MQTFGTGHFIYLLNGLWWTIILSALAMSLGSIAGFIVMLGRISRRKWLVRLSGTWVQIIQGTPLLIQMFIIYFGLGVVGISVPALAAAAIATMIYASAYLGEIWRGCVQSIAKTQFEAAESMGLTRWQALRDVILPQAMRIATPPTVGFTVQLIKNTSLASVVGFLELTRAAQVINNSLFEPFLVFGIAAALYFAVCYPLSLWSRNLERKLNVGRR, from the coding sequence ATGCAGACCTTTGGAACAGGACATTTCATCTACCTGCTGAACGGGCTGTGGTGGACAATCATCTTGTCTGCGCTGGCGATGTCGCTGGGCAGTATCGCAGGTTTCATCGTCATGCTGGGACGCATTTCGCGCCGCAAATGGCTGGTGCGCCTTAGCGGGACATGGGTGCAGATCATCCAAGGGACGCCGCTGCTGATCCAGATGTTCATCATCTATTTCGGTCTGGGTGTGGTCGGCATTTCGGTGCCCGCGCTGGCGGCGGCGGCGATTGCGACGATGATCTATGCCTCGGCTTATCTTGGCGAGATCTGGCGCGGCTGCGTGCAATCCATTGCCAAAACCCAGTTCGAGGCCGCCGAATCCATGGGGCTGACCCGCTGGCAGGCGCTGCGCGATGTGATCTTGCCGCAGGCCATGCGCATCGCCACCCCGCCCACCGTGGGTTTCACGGTGCAGCTGATCAAAAATACCTCGCTGGCCTCGGTCGTCGGATTTTTGGAACTGACGCGCGCGGCGCAGGTCATCAACAACTCGCTGTTCGAACCCTTCTTGGTCTTTGGGATCGCGGCGGCGCTGTATTTCGCGGTTTGCTACCCGCTGTCGCTGTGGAGCCGCAATCTGGAAAGGAAACTCAATGTCGGTCGCCGTTAA